The Anastrepha ludens isolate Willacy chromosome X, idAnaLude1.1, whole genome shotgun sequence genome includes a window with the following:
- the LOC128870219 gene encoding uncharacterized protein LOC128870219, with translation MPKECKSSDENPGVAGEIAFYKKEGNAFQRQLDNLNSFLTNEQLKNLDEAELSARLKHAERLQANFENARSTLRRLDRKEFESDADENFSKVYIEVEAKINRWLNTKHKSSGAHSSTLRQFSWDDITPQQLQRRSRLPELKIPVFSGSYLDWPSFFSTFTSAIDKDVEMSKLEKMQYLITSLSDAALDTVRSLEPSEENYDKALDLLKVRFDNKLLHFQAHIKAIFGLQGMEMGASDGLRKLSDQVNAHLRALQTLATTEDIYNGLLIHLITSKLDRQTHEKWEENLSAHKLPTWIDMSTFLGRRCRMMENLENAMVIQAPSKQVKNIVSQAKSKASVLVTVGGGKPTPLCIFCDSKEHFITGCTSFLNLSPNLRYKEAKKFHLCLNCLRKGHTIKQCKSGNCRYCQAKHNTLLHLNGKQDSVPKPIVASPVPNSQVTTSQSALTSLVASPKPLALKNVSNNCVLLATAIILVKNRAGTLIPCRAILDSASQLNFITSRLANQLQLRSHHSPVLVSGIGESSLNADRCVDIFAQAHDGRFSTSFTALITQSITDYQPNFDISIEGWNIPNNINLADPSFFKANRIDVLIGAELFYDLICVGQFRIADHLPTLQKTKLGWVVSGGASHISNKLTTLSAFRKLTLPHDNIDTLSNIVKRFWEIENGFDSTPALSEEDAFCEQHFIQNFLRLPSGDYSVRLPPKSDLDALGESHYLALRRFRALEKKLQKAQSTKLLYSAFMQEYKDLGHMSLASFQADKPVYYLPHHCVKKQDSTTTKLRVVFDGSAKTTSGYSLNDLLLPGPIIQPKLFNILLRFRLFKVALLGDICKMYRCIKMSSPDDQLQCILWRDDPSEQVKTYKLNTVTYGTRPAAFLAIRAMHQLTFDEEESFPVGAKIIRRDFYVDDLISGGDSIEEVIQMKQEIRQLLLRGGFPIRKWCSNEVDVLKDEDESNCEKFIKFHDGTDVTKALGLVWERISDNFLFSFTPILNSQKITKRSILSVIARFYDPLGLICPVITKLKIFMQALWKEKLVWDESLPQSLQSIWLDLCGQLSFVSNLHFPRYVLALQARVQIHAFCDASLSAYGACVYTRVEKHGVNKIHLLCSKSRVAPLKSITVPKLELSAALLLAELVSNILENSQLSYECHCWSDSMVVLSWLRSAPSNFNIFVSNRVAKIQSLTSGMTWHHVPTELNPADILSRGCTPKELLNNTLWANGPSFLQFDSAHWPSNMNFLSNLPERRRHVLIAATQIDETYGCKFQNSFSKLQRVFAYVYKFRHIKSKRTLPSAGFLTVDDIKGGTLLLIRHIQQVHFASEYKILKENKQLPSCNHLLSLNPFIDDFGSLRVGGRLYNSNLEFEAKHPLLLPKQHPVTSALIKFYHRKLLHAGPQSLLASIRQQFWPIGGRKTVSKIINKCLRCFRLKPRVLQQIMGQLPTDRVRPSRPFITTGVDYCGPLQYKCEVRNRPPVKCYVCIFVCFSTKACHLELVQDLSTSSFIAALKRFISIRGKPNTIWSDNATNFVGAKNELEELRKLFADQNHNRAVAEACIENQIDWKFIPPRSPHFGGLWEAAVKSAKLHFYRTVGVSILTFDELRTLICEISAILNSRPLCPITENPDDLDVLTPAHFLIGGSFTAIEEPIVTHLNMNRLSRWQRICQMQQIFWQRWSTAYLSLLQERCKWRNPMANIQQGAMVLLKDDNQPPLKWSLGRVEHTFSGADGYVRAAIIKTANGPVKRAITKIAAIPVETDLVESLHLPTGGVCMQQESA, from the coding sequence atgccGAAAGAGTGTAAATCGTCTGATGAGAATCCTGGTGTGGCAGGTGAAATCGCTTTCTACAAAAAGGAAGGCAATGCGTTTCAACGCCAGCTAGATAATCTCAATAGCTTCCTTACGAACGAGCAGCTAAAAAACTTAGATGAGGCCGAACTTTCTGCGCGACTTAAACATGCTGAGCGTTTGCAGGCAAACTTCGAAAATGCACGATCAACACTTAGGCGATTGGACCGCAAGGAATTCGAGTCTGATGCTGACGAAAATTTCTCCAAAGTGTATATTGAGGTAGAGGCAAAAATTAATCGTTGGCTGAATACAAAACATAAGTCATCTGGCGCGCACTCTTCAACACTACGACAGTTCTCTTGGGACGACATTACGCCGCAGCAGTTACAACGACGATCCAGGCTACCTGAGCTCAAAATTCCAGTTTTTAGTGGCTCCTATCTCGACTGGCCATCGTTTTTCAGCACGTTTACTTCAGCAATAGACAAAGACGTGGAGATgtccaaattagaaaaaatgcagTACTTGATCACCAGTCTCAGTGATGCAGCTTTAGACACTGTGCGCTCACTCGAGCCCAGTGAAGAGAATTACGACAAAGCTTTAGATTTATTAAAAGTACGTTTTGATAATAAATTACTTCATTTCCAGGCACACATAAAGGCAATTTTCGGGCTACAAGGTATGGAAATGGGCGCATCAGATGGGTTACGAAAATTAAGCGATCAAGTAAATGCACATCTTCGAGCGCTGCAAACTTTAGCAACTACTGAAGATATATATAATGGTTTACTCATACACCTCATCACAAGCAAACTGGATAGACAAACGCATGAAAAATGGGAAGAGAATTTATCTGCACACAAATTACCTACATGGATTGACATGTCAACGTTTTTGGGAAGAAGATGCCGCATGATGGAGAATTTGGAAAACGCTATGGTCATACAGGCACCTAGCAAACAGgtgaaaaatattgtatctcAAGCAAAATCAAAAGCAAGCGTACTCGTTACTGTAGGTGGTGGCAAGCCCACTCCACTCTGTATTTTTTGTGATTCCAAAGAGCATTTCATTACTGGTTGCACTTCGTTTTTGAATCTTTCTCCAAATTTGCGTTATaaggaagcaaaaaaatttcatttgtgcTTAAATTGCCTACGCAAGGGTCACACTATCAAGCAATGCAAATCTGGCAATTGCAGGTATTGCCAAGCAAAACATAACACTTTACTGCATTTAAATGGCAAGCAAGATAGTGTACCAAAACCGATTGTGGCATCGCCTGTACCAAATAGCCAGGTTACAACATCGCAATCAGCATTAACATCATTAGTTGCAAGTCCCAAACCTTTAgccttgaaaaatgtgtctaacAATTGTGTGCTGTTAGCAACGGCCatcattttagtaaaaaatcgtGCAGGCACATTAATTCCTTGTCGCGCTATTTTAGACTCTGCGTctcaattaaatttcattacatCCCGGTTAGCAAATCAACTTCAACTTCGGTCTCATCATTCACCAGTTTTAGTATCTGGCATTGGAGAATCGAGTCTCAATGCAGACAGATGCGTCGACATATTTGCCCAAGCGCATGATGGTCGGTTTTCGACATCGTTCACAGCTTTAATAACACAAAGCATAACAGACTATCAGCCGAATTTTGATATCAGCATTGAGGGGTGGAACATACCAAACAACATTAATTTAGCTGACCCATCATTCTTCAAAGCAAACCGTATTGATGTTTTGATCGGTGCGGAATTATTCTACGACTTAATTTGCGTTGGACAATTTAGAATTGCTGATCACTTACCAACACTGCAAAAAACTAAGTTGGGCTGGGTAGTTTCTGGAGGCGCATCACATATCAGTAATAAATTAACAACTCTTTCGGCATTCAGAAAATTAACACTTCCACATGATAATATTGATACACTTTCAAACATTGTTAAACGCTTTTGGGAGATCGAAAATGGTTTCGATTCTACTCCAGCATTATCAGAAGAGGACGCTTTTTGTGAGCAgcatttcatacaaaattttcttcgtttGCCTTCAGGGGACTACTCAGTTAGACTACCACCTAAATCCGATCTTGATGCTCTTGGTGAATCGCATTATCTTGCTTTACGTAGATTCAGGGCGCTAGAAAAAAAACTCCAAAAGGCTCAATCcacaaaacttttatattcgGCATTTATGCAGGAGTATAAGGATCTTGGTCATATGTCGCTGGCATCATTTCAAGCAGACAAACCAGTTTACTACTTACCGCATCACTGCGTTAAAAAGCAAGACAGTACCACTACAAAACTGCGCGTGGTTTTTGATGGGTCCGCTAAAACTACTTCAGGGTATTCGCTAAACGATTTGTTGCTACCAGGGCCAATCATTCAGCCAAAACTTTTTAACATCTTGCTTCGCTTTAGACTTTTCAAAGTTGCACTACTTGGCgacatatgtaaaatgtatcgCTGCATTAAAATGAGTAGCCCTGATGACCAGTTGCAGTGCATTCTTTGGCGCGATGACCCATCTGAGCAAGTCAAGACATACAAGTTAAACACGGTCACATATGGAACGAGGCCTGCTGCTTTCCTAGCTATTCGAGCTATGCATCAGCTTACATTTGATGAGGAGGAATCATTTCCAGTCGGCGCTAAAATCATTCGAAGAGATTTTTACGTGGATGATTTGATATCTGGTGGCGATTCAATCGAGGAGGTCATACAAATGAAGCAAGAGATCAGACAGCTACTTCTACGAGGAGGCTTTCCAATTCGAAAATGGTGCTCTAATGAAGTTGATGTTTTGAAAGATGAAGACGAAAGTAATTGCGAAAAATTCATAAAGTTTCATGATGGTACAGATGTGACAAAGGCACTTGGCCTTGTGTGGGAACGTATCTCAGACAACTTTCTATTCAGTTTCACACCAATCTTGAATTCGCAGAAAATTACAAAGCGATCTATTCTTTCAGTCATAGCGCGGTTCTACGATCCACTTGGCTTAATATGCCCAGTTATCACAAAGCTGAAGATCTTCATGCAAGCCTTATGGAAGGAAAAACTGGTTTGGGACGAAAGCCTGCCGCAATCGCTACAGTCCATTTGGTTGGACTTGTGTGGTCAACTTTCATTCGTTAGCAATCTTCATTTTCCACGATACGTGCTTGCACTGCAAGCCCGCGTTCAAATTCATGCCTTTTGTGATGCCAGTCTATCCGCTTATGGTGCTTGTGTTTACACACGCGTTGAAAAGCACGGCGTCAACAAAATACATCTTCTATGTTCCAAGTCCAGAGTTGCACCTTTGAAGTCGATCACGGTTCCGAAACTCGAGTTGTCTGCTGCGTTGTTGTTAGCGGAAttggtttcaaatattttggaaaatagccAACTATCATATGAGTGCCATTGTTGGTCGGATTCAATGGTTGTATTGTCGTGGCTACGATCTGCTCCCAGTAATTTTAACATATTCGTATCAAATCGCGTAGCTAAAATACAATCGCTTACATCAGGTATGACCTGGCATCACGTTCCAACCGAACTGAATCCTGCGGATATTCTTTCGCGCGGCTGCACTCCAAAAGAGCTTCTAAATAACACCCTATGGGCTAATGGACCTTCATTCCTCCAATTTGATTCAGCGCATTGGCCAAGCAATATGAATTTCTTATCTAATCTTCCAGAAAGACGGCGCCATGTTTTAATTGCTGCAACTCAAATCGACGAAACTTACGGTTGCAAGTTCCAAAATTCATTCAGCAAGTTACAGCGCGTGTTTGCGTACGTTTACAAATTTCGCCACATTAAATCAAAACGAACTTTACCATCAGCTGGATTTCTCACAGTCGACGACATTAAAGGCGGTACACTGCTGCTAATCAGGCATATCCAGCAAGTGCACTTCGCATcagaatacaaaatactgaaagAAAACAAACAGTTGCCTTCCTGCAACCATTTACTGTCACTCAATCCATTTATCGACGACTTTGGTTCATTACGCGTTGGAGGGCGGCTCTATAATTCGAATTTAGAATTCGAGGCAAAACACCCACTTTTGCTACCTAAACAGCATCCAGTCACTTCCGCACTCATTAAATTCTATCATCGTAAACTATTGCATGCAGGACCGCAGAGCTTATTAGCATCAATTCGTCAGCAATTTTGGCCTATTGGTGGGCGCAAAACAGTTTCAAAAATCATTAATAAATGCTTGAGGTGCTTCCGCCTTAAGCCCAGGGTACTGCAGCAAATTATGGGTCAACTTCCAACAGACCGTGTGAGACCATCTAGACCTTTTATTACAACAGGTGTTGACTATTGTGGACCACTCCAGTACAAATGTGAGGTGCGCAACCGGCCACCCGTGAAATGCTACGTATGtatctttgtttgtttttcaacgAAAGCATGTCATCTTGAACTTGTCCAAGATTTATCGACGTCATCGTTCATTGCTGCACTCAAACGATTTATCAGCATTAGAGGCAAGCCAAACACTATTTGGTCTGATAACGCTACAAATTTTGTTGGGGCAAAAAATGAGCTAGAAGAGCTGCGAAAACTATTCGCCGATCAAAATCACAATAGAGCAGTAGCTGAAGCTtgcattgaaaatcaaattGATTGGAAATTTATTCCTCCCCGCTCgccccattttggcggcttatGGGAAGCTGCGGTCAAGTCCGCAAAACTTCATTTCTATCGCACCGTTGGCGTTTCTATTTTAACCTTCGATGAGCTTCGCACTCTCATTTGTGAAATTTCTGCTATTTTAAATTCTCGTCCCCTTTGTCCAATTACAGAAAATCCAGACGATCTTGACGTGCTTACACCAGCGCACTTTCTCATTGGTGGGTCATTTACAGCCATAGAAGAACCAATTGTTACGCATCTAAATATGAACCGTCTAAGCCGGTGGCAGCGAATTTGTCAGATGCAGCAAATCTTTTGGCAAAGGTGGAGCACTGCGTATCTATCATTACTGCAAGAGAGGTGTAAGTGGCGAAACCCTATGGCAAACATACAACAAGGTGCTATGGTGCTTTTAAAGGATGACAATCAACCGCCTTTAAAATGGAGTCTGGGTCGGGTTGAACACACCTTCAGTGGCGCTGACGGATATGTTAGAGCAGCGATCATTAAAACAGCAAATGGGCCAGTAAAACGAGCTATAACTAAGATTGCAGCAATTCCGGTTGAAACAGATTTGGTTGAAAGCCTACACCTTCCAACGGGGGGAGTATGTATGCAGCAGGAATCTGCATAA